The sequence below is a genomic window from Oreochromis aureus strain Israel breed Guangdong linkage group 12, ZZ_aureus, whole genome shotgun sequence.
ATTTGTGGAGGAGAACTTATTTCAGTAGGATTACCACTGGGGGGATTCGGGGATGGTGCTGGCTTCGGTTTAGGTCCCACCGGTGGGGCACGTTGGTGCTGTTGGTCCTACATTAACACAAGAGTTTGAAAAAGACTGCGTTTAAAATGTTTGATAATATAAGGATAGAGGCTGTAAACTGACTCAAATAAATATACCTTAGCAAAAtttggtatttattttttagaaaatCTAATCCCTCCAAAAACAGATGCTATCCACCCAGAACAGATGTGTGATTACAGAGAACAAAGTGTAAAGGCAGTTCATCATGACAGTTGTAATACATTGTGTGCACATCTGTgtttcacaaaaataaaataaaaaaaatctcttaagATTCTTACCTTGGGCTGGTAAGGTGGAGGAGCACCTGTTCCAGTTCCTGGCCACGCTGGAGGATGTGGTGGACGGACTGGATTCCCATAATGGTTTTGTGGAGGCTGTTGTCCCGGCGGCCATGGCTGCTGTGAGGGTACATATGGACCAGAATGTGCCCATGCGTCAGGCTGCTGGCTGGGATGAAGTGACTGGCCAGTTGGGTATGGGGGATTTGGAGGCAATGCATGGCCACTCTCGCTGTAGTGAGGGTACGATCCAGGATATCCAGGACCCTGAGAgcagaaataagacaaatgtcTCACATTCAGAAAAAGTTTCTTTTGCGTTTGAAAATGACATCTATttttagataaaaaaaataataataaaattacactGTATAATATACCTCATTTGTAAGACTTTATTTAAACTACTGTTATATTTGAAAACTGTGTGCGCTTAAATGCACCAACCCCTTGGCAGTGTGGCCCAGCATagtgatgatgttggtgttgaGAGTGAGGTTGTCCAGAAGACCCACTGCTTTGCTCTGCGTGGCAGCCTTGGTTAGGATAAGAACCCGGAGCCGGTCTTTGAGGGTCAGCACAGTAGAAAGGGTTGGATGGGTGGAAACCACTTGTTGAATACTGACTCTGTGCTGGACTGTAGACTCCATGGCCGTTTGGATAACCAGCAGGCATTACCTATGTGAAAGACACAAGAAGGGGACCTAGTTATTTAAAATAACAAGTATAAATCCATCAGAGATACAACAACTTTGACATGATAGATgttaatatgaaaatgtaaattaaagaCATTTAAGCATAAATCCACTAACCCAACCTTAGAGTCAGAGGGACTGGTTATGCTGCATCTGTATATCTATACCTGTGGATTGTACTGTGGCTGAACATCTGATCCGGAGGGATAGGTATTTGCATAGTGCCCTGTGGAATGAGACTGGGGATACCAGTATTGTGGAGGATAGCCTGGATACTGAGGAGCATCCTGCAAATACAGTTACAAAGCATGGTTGGCACCAGAGTACTAACAAGTAGACATTGGTATGACACATTAAACTTTGAAACTACGCCTTCAACGTCACTACCCATCCCAGAACAAACAATAACTGTGCAAACAGGGACATTGATTCATCTGCCTGCGGAACCAGTTATGCAAAATCCTTAAGTAGAGTAAAACTGAccggagaaaaaaaaaagggcccAACATGTCACAAGAAAGACACGAAATACTCACTCATTCTTTCAAACACGTGGAGTCTTATTAACAGTGGAGTCGCGTCAAGATGAACGTAAAAGTCCCGGaaaacagctgaactctgtcCTTAGCCGTTACTATTACATAATGCTAGTTAGCTCAGTTAGCCGCGCAGCTAGCATAGGCAGAGCTTTGTGCGAGCTGGCTGAAAATGATCTCCACCACAAATTCACGCTATTCTTTAAGGTTTAAAGACACTAAAAGAGAGTGTGAATACCACGAGAATATGTCTGAGCTGTGTCCACTTACTTACCATACTGTTATTCCAGTTCCCGTGATTATTTCCCGAGTTGCAAGTCGAGGGCCAGCCGGGTTTCAGATTGGACTGCATTTGATAATGATGATGCTTGGACTAAGCGCTCTTACCGGCAGCCGCCCTGTCATCTGTCATTGTGGGGGGgaaaaacaaatctgcagcGAGCCTCGCGTTACTTATCGGATGTGTCAGGTCGTCTGAAACGCCAGCAGCAATGTTGTCGTTTTCCTATACAAGTGCGGACCCTTTGGTTAAGTCGGGAAACGACTGAATGACGTGAGCGCCCCCGTGCTGCGCCTTTAATAGCGAGCGCTGCTAAACCTACAGAGGTCTCACTCCGCCAGATTTTTTCTGGCACAACCAACGTTTGGACGGAGAAAGTAACGCCATGGTCTACCCTCATTTCACTAGCTATAAATTTATGATATGATTTTAAGACGTTAAACGTCTATTTTCTGGgtgtatttcaacaaaattatacatttatttacataatGTAGGGCGTTTTGAATTGTTCAGGCTCGGTGACCATTGTTGTGTATATACGATCTTTGCCGACGCATGCGCGCCAGTAGACGTTATTAGCCAATGGGGGAAAAGgtcataaaaataacattttaaaaacattaactgCTATTTTAATCTTCAAAACCCACCGATGCCTGAAGTTCTA
It includes:
- the bag4 gene encoding BAG family molecular chaperone regulator 4, which gives rise to MQSNLKPGWPSTCNSGNNHGNWNNSMDAPQYPGYPPQYWYPQSHSTGHYANTYPSGSDVQPQYNPQVMPAGYPNGHGVYSPAQSQYSTSGFHPSNPFYCADPQRPAPGSYPNQGCHAEQSSGSSGQPHSQHQHHHYAGPHCQGGPGYPGSYPHYSESGHALPPNPPYPTGQSLHPSQQPDAWAHSGPYVPSQQPWPPGQQPPQNHYGNPVRPPHPPAWPGTGTGAPPPYQPKDQQHQRAPPVGPKPKPAPSPNPPSGNPTEISSPPQMYKTGRGDPNASQAEAPPSVPASTPNQAGPPQLSDNPSLAKVQQVMSRVLLLQEDVDEFVGKKTDKSYRCLEELLTKELLVLDSVETQGQENVRQARKEAVQRIQAILDQLEKKAF